A window of the uncultured Methanobrevibacter sp. genome harbors these coding sequences:
- a CDS encoding type II toxin-antitoxin system CcdA family antitoxin, giving the protein MEAESMSKKSLKISIEEEVLEKAKKHIPNLSGFVEECLKHYFGYADGIFPIGNVNEITDKIGRLQVELFLINQNYDAEESRKNAENEERDKAWRFLWNDFKPSLIPDETLLEKAIEVLGINGEELEDILDWVYITDINVNTNSWQEVLKAYNENKNE; this is encoded by the coding sequence ATGGAAGCTGAAAGTATGAGTAAGAAAAGTTTAAAGATTAGTATTGAAGAAGAAGTTTTAGAAAAAGCAAAAAAACATATACCTAATCTATCTGGATTTGTTGAAGAATGTCTAAAGCATTACTTCGGTTATGCAGATGGAATATTCCCTATAGGAAACGTTAATGAAATCACAGATAAGATTGGTAGATTGCAAGTAGAATTGTTTTTAATTAATCAAAACTACGATGCTGAAGAAAGTAGGAAAAATGCAGAAAATGAAGAAAGAGATAAAGCCTGGAGATTCCTCTGGAATGATTTTAAACCAAGTTTAATTCCGGATGAAACTCTATTAGAAAAAGCTATTGAAGTATTAGGAATCAATGGCGAAGAATTAGAAGATATTCTTGACTGGGTTTACATAACTGACATTAACGTTAACACTAACTCCTGGCAAGAAGTATTAAAAGCATATAATGAAAATAAAAACGAATAA
- a CDS encoding minichromosome maintenance protein MCM produces MASGKALLKKYIKDNHSEEIEKLKSQNKQCKVSIDYESLNQFLIEQSGKDFWKHQIYEFIDQMEEIFNTGNVALKFMNVPERDNLHDLDATSNNKWISTRAMIKNITDVRVDLKQACYICRECGTINLVNINDPNQAEVIPKFCKNNQCAGTSKSMFFDKDSSIYRNYRLLKLEEPLELRGGGSTREFKAIVLDYLASPFHNLKVGDVVNVTGIFKIEPRKVKGRSDGHEFIIHIHNITPVDDVFEDSRISEEDIKEIINLSKQDDIFELLWHSLAPEVYGYDMIKKGLILQLFEGNRPINDSFKSSMMDRWTIHVLLIGDPGIGKSQLIQSMKQRAPKNITISGTNTSQAGLTVSTVKDELTGTWTMEAGATVLADTGVLCIDEYDKLSPSAQKSLNEPMEQSSVSSAKAGLVQVMSARTSILAGANPKYSKFDPYKLYRDQLDIPESNLSRFDLIFVLTDEVDKEKDSKLADALLNKDFILDESEILDIDLFKKYITWMKANCFPVLSKDAKILLREFYVNTRKTALETSDGKPITPRDLKALERLTIARAKCEYRQEATITDAIEAIDIYKEALSGLGLTLATAGALHGIHSQDELSVISDMENMIKSNIAIEGTPLSAESLKHLEMECGMLCHEKGINREGIFDIAYSNVKKSL; encoded by the coding sequence ATGGCAAGCGGTAAAGCACTGTTGAAAAAATACATTAAGGACAATCATTCCGAAGAGATTGAAAAGCTCAAATCTCAAAATAAACAGTGTAAAGTCAGTATTGATTATGAAAGCCTGAATCAGTTCCTAATTGAGCAGTCTGGAAAAGATTTCTGGAAACATCAGATTTATGAATTTATTGATCAGATGGAAGAAATTTTCAATACTGGCAATGTTGCCTTGAAATTCATGAATGTGCCTGAAAGAGATAATCTCCATGATTTAGATGCCACAAGCAATAACAAATGGATAAGCACCAGAGCCATGATTAAAAACATAACGGATGTAAGAGTTGATTTGAAACAAGCATGTTACATATGCAGAGAATGCGGAACAATAAACCTGGTTAACATTAACGACCCCAATCAGGCAGAAGTGATTCCAAAATTCTGTAAGAACAACCAATGTGCAGGAACCAGTAAATCCATGTTTTTTGATAAAGACAGTAGTATTTACAGGAATTACAGATTACTAAAACTGGAGGAACCTTTAGAGTTAAGAGGTGGTGGAAGCACCAGAGAATTCAAAGCTATTGTACTGGATTATCTGGCATCACCATTTCATAACCTGAAAGTAGGGGATGTTGTTAATGTAACTGGTATTTTCAAAATCGAACCCCGTAAAGTCAAAGGCAGAAGTGATGGACATGAATTCATTATACATATTCACAACATCACTCCTGTAGATGATGTTTTTGAAGATTCAAGAATATCTGAAGAAGATATAAAAGAAATAATTAATCTATCTAAACAGGATGATATTTTTGAATTATTATGGCACAGTTTAGCTCCTGAAGTTTACGGTTATGATATGATAAAGAAAGGTTTGATTCTTCAATTATTTGAAGGCAACAGACCAATAAATGATAGCTTCAAATCCAGCATGATGGACAGGTGGACAATTCACGTACTATTGATTGGAGACCCAGGAATAGGAAAATCCCAATTAATACAATCCATGAAACAGAGAGCACCTAAAAACATTACAATATCCGGAACAAATACATCACAGGCAGGATTGACAGTATCAACCGTTAAAGATGAACTAACAGGAACATGGACAATGGAAGCCGGTGCAACAGTACTTGCAGATACAGGCGTATTATGCATAGATGAATATGACAAGCTTTCACCGTCAGCACAGAAGAGTTTGAACGAACCTATGGAACAATCAAGTGTTAGCTCAGCAAAAGCAGGACTCGTTCAAGTCATGTCAGCTAGAACATCAATACTTGCAGGTGCAAATCCAAAGTACAGCAAGTTTGACCCCTACAAATTATATCGAGATCAACTGGACATACCCGAATCAAATCTATCACGTTTTGATTTGATATTTGTCCTAACAGATGAAGTTGATAAAGAAAAGGATTCCAAACTTGCAGATGCATTGCTCAATAAGGATTTCATTCTTGATGAATCTGAAATTTTAGATATTGATTTGTTTAAGAAATATATCACATGGATGAAGGCAAATTGCTTTCCCGTTTTAAGTAAAGATGCAAAAATATTGCTTAGGGAATTTTATGTCAATACAAGAAAAACCGCTTTGGAAACAAGTGACGGAAAACCAATCACACCAAGGGATTTGAAAGCTTTGGAGAGATTAACAATAGCTAGAGCAAAATGTGAATACAGACAAGAAGCTACAATAACAGATGCTATTGAAGCTATTGATATCTATAAAGAAGCATTAAGCGGTTTAGGATTAACATTAGCAACAGCCGGTGCATTACATGGAATTCATTCACAAGATGAATTAAGCGTTATATCTGATATGGAGAATATGATAAAAAGCAATATAGCTATTGAAGGCACTCCATTATCTGCTGAATCATTGAAGCATTTGGAAATGGAGTGTGGCATGTTATGTCATGAGAAAGGTATTAATCGTGAGGGTATTTTTGACATTGCATATTCAAATGTGAAAAAATCTCTATAA
- a CDS encoding phage terminase large subunit: MYDEKGEFYLDARDKAILQKCVYENPYIPFSPFPKQAEMILVREKEVLIGGAAGGSKSTSLLMRALFYVQDDVNEYHALILRRTLSDLKRKGALIHKASQWLNRKEVQNNANIKPKWDGTEHSWTFPNGNSLTFGYLRNINDLDTYQGSEYQFIGIDELTQLERFKYIYMRSRVRKTKDNKLPTQLMCSSNPGKRGNKWVRERFIEKIDTDIQDKSQIRFISSSYLDNVYLDRKDYEEYLMGLDRVTREQLMNGNWYASVKGQLFDESDFHLISHDEYMKIPIVKVIRYWDLAATEVLNDDKLKGSDPDFTAGVLLAKDLTGNIYILDSYEFQLESRNLINEILNTAARDKSDVQYIELDGSTGKNFGLLIIDELNRRGFATGTGNSRENKVDRARRVSADIQKKGIFLVGKDSTGFTKKWAMEFLEKITAYPNEAIHDDCVVAFTGGYEKIANETQSQRVDVDKWYST, translated from the coding sequence ATGTATGATGAAAAAGGTGAATTCTATCTGGATGCTAGAGATAAAGCTATTCTTCAGAAGTGCGTATATGAGAATCCGTATATTCCATTCTCCCCATTTCCAAAGCAGGCGGAGATGATACTGGTTAGAGAAAAGGAAGTCCTGATTGGTGGTGCTGCAGGCGGTTCCAAATCAACAAGTCTGTTGATGAGGGCATTGTTTTATGTTCAGGATGATGTTAATGAATATCATGCCCTCATCTTGAGACGTACTTTATCTGACTTGAAGCGTAAAGGAGCTTTAATTCATAAAGCAAGTCAGTGGTTAAATCGAAAGGAAGTTCAAAATAATGCAAACATCAAACCGAAGTGGGATGGAACCGAACATTCATGGACATTTCCCAATGGAAATTCACTAACCTTTGGATATTTGAGAAACATCAATGACCTTGATACTTATCAGGGTTCTGAATATCAGTTCATAGGAATTGATGAGCTGACACAGCTTGAAAGATTCAAATACATTTACATGAGGTCCAGAGTTAGGAAAACAAAAGATAACAAACTTCCCACACAGCTGATGTGCTCCAGTAATCCAGGTAAACGTGGAAACAAATGGGTGCGTGAAAGATTCATAGAAAAAATAGATACGGATATTCAGGATAAATCACAAATCAGATTCATCAGTTCCAGCTATCTAGATAATGTTTATCTGGACAGGAAAGATTATGAAGAATACCTGATGGGATTGGATAGAGTAACACGTGAGCAGTTAATGAACGGTAACTGGTATGCTTCAGTTAAAGGTCAGCTATTCGATGAATCAGACTTCCATTTGATTTCTCATGATGAATACATGAAAATACCAATCGTTAAAGTTATCAGATATTGGGATCTTGCAGCTACTGAAGTATTGAATGATGATAAGTTGAAAGGAAGTGATCCGGATTTTACAGCTGGTGTTCTGCTTGCTAAAGATCTCACAGGAAATATTTATATTCTTGATTCATATGAATTTCAATTGGAATCCAGAAACCTGATCAATGAAATATTAAATACTGCCGCACGTGACAAGTCAGATGTACAATACATTGAACTTGACGGAAGCACAGGCAAAAACTTCGGATTACTAATTATAGATGAACTGAACAGAAGAGGATTCGCTACGGGCACCGGTAACTCAAGAGAAAACAAAGTTGACCGTGCAAGAAGAGTTTCAGCTGATATTCAAAAGAAGGGAATTTTCCTTGTTGGAAAGGATTCGACCGGGTTCACCAAAAAATGGGCGATGGAATTTCTGGAAAAAATAACTGCATATCCTAATGAAGCCATTCATGATGACTGTGTAGTGGCGTTCACCGGAGGATATGAAAAAATAGCTAATGAAACCCAAAGCCAAAGAGTTGATGTGGATAAATGGTATTCTACATAA